A stretch of the Poseidonibacter parvus genome encodes the following:
- a CDS encoding TPM domain-containing protein, producing MKKILLIILILSGFVFSSFANITDSFPNLSGRVVDNAKLLTKDQRETLSSILKAHEEKTSNQIVIVSLNSLEGYDIADYSYQLGRYWGIGQKDKDNGVLLVISLNDRKLRIEVGYGLEGALTDKISHEIIEYTLKSAFKKQQYYIGINNATEKIIEAINGEYTNHPQAQINDNTNEFIPLVFFAIIFLSVFGNSFSRALRKQTLYKVTKSSIPSSFFAFFVYAMGSAFTAYSLILALIIFIVVFVFNFINTKDVDFDKLKSIKSNSSNNYTSGYGGSFGRGGFSSSSGGFGGGGGGFGGGGASGGW from the coding sequence ATGAAAAAGATATTACTAATAATTCTTATACTTTCAGGTTTTGTTTTTTCTTCTTTTGCAAATATTACTGATTCTTTTCCCAATCTTTCTGGAAGAGTTGTAGATAATGCAAAACTTTTAACAAAAGACCAAAGAGAGACTTTATCTTCTATTTTAAAAGCACATGAAGAAAAAACTTCTAATCAAATCGTAATTGTTAGTCTTAATTCTTTAGAAGGATATGATATTGCTGATTATTCTTATCAACTTGGAAGATATTGGGGAATTGGTCAAAAAGATAAAGACAATGGAGTATTACTCGTAATATCTCTAAATGATAGAAAACTTCGTATTGAAGTTGGCTATGGATTAGAGGGTGCGTTAACAGATAAAATTTCTCATGAAATTATTGAATATACTTTAAAATCAGCTTTTAAAAAACAGCAATATTACATAGGTATAAACAATGCAACAGAAAAAATTATTGAAGCTATTAATGGAGAGTATACAAATCATCCACAAGCCCAAATAAATGATAATACAAATGAGTTTATACCTTTAGTATTTTTTGCAATTATATTTTTATCAGTTTTTGGAAATTCATTTTCAAGAGCTTTGAGAAAACAGACTTTATATAAAGTTACAAAATCTTCAATACCTTCATCTTTTTTTGCTTTTTTTGTATATGCAATGGGTTCTGCATTTACAGCATATAGTTTAATTCTTGCACTTATTATTTTTATAGTTGTATTTGTATTTAATTTTATAAATACAAAAGATGTAGATTTTGATAAATTAAAAAGTATAAAAAGTAACTCTTCAAATAACTATACTTCAGGATATGGTGGTAGTTTTGGAAGAGGAGGTTTTAGTTCATCTTCTGGTGGTTTTGGTGGTGGCGGTGGCGGCTTTGGTGGTGGTGGTGCAAGTGGAGGCTGGTAG